In the genome of Pseudanabaena mucicola str. Chao 1806, the window TCAGGAATTTCGATTAGGTCTTTAAGGAGCGTCATGGGCTTTGTTTAAGCTTTTATTTAATATATTTAATATTTTTAGCGCTGGTTTGCTGAGTTATTGGTTAGAGGTTATTTTGTAAGTTCAAGATCTAATTCTGATTTTTCCTTCTTCCACAATCCATAGTTGTCCTACTGGAGAGTTTGTGGCGATCGCGGGAATCAATTTTTGCAAAAATGACATCAGATAGGGTTTGTCTTGTTTATAAACTCTCAAAACTATGATACCTGAATATTCTTGGGGTGGGTAGGTTTGAATATCAGCAAAATCTAAGTCTAGAGTAATTAATACTCTCTGTTCTTGTTTGCATACATCAATTACAACAGGATCTTTTGCCCCTTTGAGCGACTCTGAATAAATTGTAGAAGCGTCATATCCCTCTTTTTGCAAGAGTTCTGCAAACTCTATGGGTAGGTTTTCATCAATCTTAAATTTCATGCGCTTGTAGCAGCTAACGGTAATAAAATAACTCGCTCACGAGCTAGGTCGGCGGCGTAGCTAATGGCTGCTTGGATGTCTTCGGGGGTGAGGGTAGGATAGCTTTTTAAGATTTCTGGTTCGCTGACTCTAGCGGCTAGATTGTCAAGGATGACAGAAACCATGATTCTTGTGCCTTTGATGCAGGCTCTCCCATGACAGATTGAAGGATCTGTGATAATGCGATTTTGCCAATTCATATTTGTTTACTCTTTATTTGCTCAATTTCTATGTTTTTGTCCTGTACCTAGATAAATCTAGGCTCGGTTAGAGATCGCATCAAACATCATCTTTACCAAACTAGTTTGCTGAGTTATACGAGTTCGAGTTTGATGCGCTTGCCAATGACACGGGCAGTTACCAAATCAGAGTTACGGGATAGTTGGCAAATACACTGTCTTTGGTAATTATAGGGATTTTTTCGGTTAATCCTTGAGCAAGTATCAGGCGATCAAATGGATCTTTGTGATGGAACGGTAAAGTTGCGAGGGTATCGAGTAAGAGCTTCATGGGGCATACTCCGCAAAGTCTTCTAGTGGCTCGTCAAAGTCATCAGACATTTTGATTAAGCCTTTGGCGCTACCAAATTTTGGGATTGGTCGAGTTTTACCGATCGCAATAATTTTAAATAATGTGCCATCATCATTGACCACGATTACTTCTTCGCCTCTGTGGGCTTCTGCAAGAAGATTAGCGAGGTGCTTTTCTGCGTCTTGTAAGGTGACTTGGTGCATAGTTCTTATGCCTCTAAATTTTTTACTTTTTACTTTTTACTTTGCCAACGGGTTCCCACATCCTCAAACTTTCGACTGTATGCCCGATCGCTTTTGCTTCCTCTATCAAAAATCCTTCGTAATAGTCGCCCATCGCTAAGCCGAACTCTGGATCGATGTCGTTGTGCCATTGTTTGAGCCAAGGGATGAGTTCGACTAAACTCGCTAGTAATGGCGCGAGGCGTGGGTCAGAGGAACCGCCGATGCGTTCTTTGATATCGAGGTAGTAGGTGCTGAGGGCTTGGGCGAGTTGCAGGTGGTTATAGCCTGCCCAGGCGATCGCGAGTGTACCGTCTTCGCCTTGACAGTGGGGGAATGCGATCCAGCGTTCTTTGGGTACGTCGAGTTTGCCGCGTAGTCGCCAGTAGTTGGGTTTGAGGAAGTCGGTACTGGCATATTTTGGCGGAACAGCGATTTTGGTATCGGGGGAAATTGTGCCGTTGTCTTCTTGGCGTTGCAGTTCCCATGTGTGTTCCCATTCGAGGCGTTTGCGGAGTCCTGTGGGTTTGTAGCGCAGGATCGGCAGGTGGGGGACGCTTTCGGCTTCGATTAGTTCTGTAATCAGTTTTTCGATTTTGAAGGCGGGGTCGTTGCGATAGAGTTCGCCAACGGTGATAAATTGGCTGTCGCTTTTGGCGATGTCGGTGAGTTTGGCGATGGATGTGATGGCGATGGGGATTGAACCTCCCCTAGCCCCTCCTTGCGAAGGAGGGGAACTCAGATCTGCTCTTGCTTCCCTGCTTTCAAGGGGGGACTGAGGGGGGTACATCCTGCCATCAAAGTCAAAGTATGTCTCTAGTCGGTCTAGTAGCCAGTTTT includes:
- a CDS encoding DUF5615 family PIN-like protein, translating into MKFKIDENLPIEFAELLQKEGYDASTIYSESLKGAKDPVVIDVCKQEQRVLITLDLDFADIQTYPPQEYSGIIVLRVYKQDKPYLMSFLQKLIPAIATNSPVGQLWIVEEGKIRIRS
- a CDS encoding DUF433 domain-containing protein — its product is MNWQNRIITDPSICHGRACIKGTRIMVSVILDNLAARVSEPEILKSYPTLTPEDIQAAISYAADLARERVILLPLAATSA
- a CDS encoding type II toxin-antitoxin system Phd/YefM family antitoxin, whose amino-acid sequence is MHQVTLQDAEKHLANLLAEAHRGEEVIVVNDDGTLFKIIAIGKTRPIPKFGSAKGLIKMSDDFDEPLEDFAEYAP